In Microtus ochrogaster isolate Prairie Vole_2 unplaced genomic scaffold, MicOch1.0 UNK3, whole genome shotgun sequence, the following proteins share a genomic window:
- the Gzf1 gene encoding GDNF-inducible zinc finger protein 1 isoform X2: protein MESGTVLLESKSSPLNLLHEMHELRLLGHLCDVTVRVEYQGVCEDFMAHKAVLAATSKFFKEVFLNEKSVDGTKTNVCLNELQVVDFASFLEFVYTARVRVEEDRVQRMLEVAEKLKCLDLTETCFQLKKQMLQSVLLESQSFPESQEVEASSGPQVSVTPSSKASVPGEDAHSSGLVDTSDYPRESFDNGLLPEIPSRKCKEKLDKKKDVAKPPYPKIRRPGGRLAGRKVFVEIPKKKYTRRLREQQTNAEKEAAKNDRCPQDQSADHERTETEAASKSEASPAGVRLEKSLQKVEGVKEDEEGKDGEKRSNFQCTVCEKAFLYEKSFLKHIRHHHGMATEVVYRCDTCGQTFANRCNLKGHQRHVHSSERHFPCELCAKKFKRKKDVKRHVLQVHEGGGERHRCDLCGKGLSSKTSLRMHERTHTGDRPYGCTKCEAKFSQPSALKTHMRIHTGERPFICDECGARFTQNHMLIYHKRCHTGERPFMCETCGKSFASKEYLKHHNRIHTGSKPFKCEVCLRTFAQRNSLYQHAKIHTGERPYCCDQCGKQFTQVNALQRHHRIHTGEKPFMCNACGRTFTDKSTLRRHTSIHDKNTPWKSFLVIVDGSPKNDEGHTTEQPDDEYVSPKLSACCENTLVSKRKIP, encoded by the exons atggaaagcGGCACAGTTTTGCTGGAATCCAAATCTTCACCATTGAACCTTCTGCATGAGATGCACGAGCTCCGACTTCTGGGCCATCTTTGTGACGTCACAGTCAGAGTAGAGTATCAGGGTGTCTGTGAAGACTTCATGGCCCATAAAGCAGTGCTGGCAGCCACCAGCAAGTTTTTTAAGGAGGTGTTCCTGAATGAGAAGAGTGTGGACGGTACCAAGACTAATGTCTGCTTAAATGAACTTCAGGTCGTTGACTTTGCTTCATTTCTGGAGTTTGTCTATACGGCCAGGGTGCGGGTAGAAGAGGATCGGGTGCAGCGGATGCTGGAAGTGGCTGAAAAGCTAAAGTGTTTGGACCTGACTGAAACATGCTTTCAGCTCAAGAAGCAGATGCTGCAGTCAGTCCTTCTGGAATCACAGAGTTTCCCTGAgtctcaggaggtggaggccagcaGTGGCCCCCAGGTGAGTGTGACCCCCAGCTCCAAAGCAAGTGTACCAGGGGAGGACGCTCACTCCAGTGGCCTTGTTGATACCTCTGACTATCCAAGAGAGAGTTTTGATAATGGCCTCTTGCCAGAAATACCATCCAGGAAGTGCAAGGAGAAATTAGACAAGAAGAAAGATGTGGCCAAGCCTCCCTACCCTAAAATCAGAAGACCTGGTGGGAGGCTAGCTGGAAGAAAAGTGTTTGTGGAAATCcctaaaaagaaatatacaagaaGGCTCCGAGAGCAACAGACAAATGCGGAGAAGGAAGCTGCCAAGAATGACAGGTGTCCCCAGGACCAAAGCGCAGACCACGAAAGGACGGAGACGGAAGCAGCTTCCAAAAGTGAGGCTTCCCCTGCAGGTGTGAGACTGGAGAAAAGCCTGCAGAAAGTGGAGGGGGTgaaggaggatgaagaagggaaggatggggagaagagGAGCAACTTCCAGTGCACAGTCTGTGAGAAGGCCTTCCTGTATGAGAAGAGTTTCCTGAAACATATCAGGCACCACCACGGCATGGCCACCGAGGTAGTGTACCGATGTGACACCTGTGGCCAGACCTTTGCCAACCGCTGCAACCTGAAGGGCCACCAGCGCCACGTGCACAGCAGTGAGCGCCACTTTCCATGTGAGCTGTGTGCAAAGAAGTTCAAGCGTAAGAAGGACGTGAAACGGCATGTGCTGCAGGTGCACGAGGGTGGTGGCGAGCGGCACCGCTGCGACCTGTGTGGCAAGGGCTTGAGCTCCAAGACTTCTCTGCGGATGCACGAGCGCACACACACGGGCGACAGGCCCTATGGCTGCACCAAGTGTGAGGCCAAGTTCTCACAGCCTTCAGCGCTGAAGACCCACATGAG AATTCATACAGGGGAAAGACCTTTTATCTGTGATGAATGTGGTGCAAGATTCACTCAGAACCACATGCTGATTTATCATAAAAGGTGCCACACAG GTGAAAGGCCTTTCATGTGTGAGACATGTGGCAAGAGTTTTGCTTCTAAGGAGTACTTAAAACACCATAATAGAATCCACACTGGATCTAAACCCTTTAAATGTGAAGTGTGTTTGCGGACCTTTGCCCAGCGGAATTCCCTTTACCAGCATGCTAAAATCCACACAG GAGAGCGGCCTTATTGTTGTGACCAGTGTGGGAAGCAGTTCACCCAGGTAAATGCCCTTCAGCGCCACCATCGCATCCACACGGGAGAGAAACCGTTCATGTGCAATGCGTGTGGGCGAACATTTACTGACAAGTCCACTCTCCGGAGGCACACCTCA atACATGATAAGAATACGCCGTGGAAGTCTTTCCTTGTCATTGTAGATGGCTCACCTAAGAATGACGAAGGACATACGACAGAACAACCCGATGATGAATATGTGTCACCCAAACTTTCAG CTTGCTGTGAGAACACTCTAGTTTCTAAGAGGAAGATACCTTAA
- the Gzf1 gene encoding GDNF-inducible zinc finger protein 1 isoform X1: MESGTVLLESKSSPLNLLHEMHELRLLGHLCDVTVRVEYQGVCEDFMAHKAVLAATSKFFKEVFLNEKSVDGTKTNVCLNELQVVDFASFLEFVYTARVRVEEDRVQRMLEVAEKLKCLDLTETCFQLKKQMLQSVLLESQSFPESQEVEASSGPQVSVTPSSKASVPGEDAHSSGLVDTSDYPRESFDNGLLPEIPSRKCKEKLDKKKDVAKPPYPKIRRPGGRLAGRKVFVEIPKKKYTRRLREQQTNAEKEAAKNDRCPQDQSADHERTETEAASKSEASPAGVRLEKSLQKVEGVKEDEEGKDGEKRSNFQCTVCEKAFLYEKSFLKHIRHHHGMATEVVYRCDTCGQTFANRCNLKGHQRHVHSSERHFPCELCAKKFKRKKDVKRHVLQVHEGGGERHRCDLCGKGLSSKTSLRMHERTHTGDRPYGCTKCEAKFSQPSALKTHMRIHTGERPFICDECGARFTQNHMLIYHKRCHTGERPFMCETCGKSFASKEYLKHHNRIHTGSKPFKCEVCLRTFAQRNSLYQHAKIHTGERPYCCDQCGKQFTQVNALQRHHRIHTGEKPFMCNACGRTFTDKSTLRRHTSIHDKNTPWKSFLVIVDGSPKNDEGHTTEQPDDEYVSPKLSGRLLSFGENSHFNNVLEVQGSVPAVQENNSTDTACKTVVSQDALLTTTIGELGELTSQTGSIPAHLPTLTNME, translated from the exons atggaaagcGGCACAGTTTTGCTGGAATCCAAATCTTCACCATTGAACCTTCTGCATGAGATGCACGAGCTCCGACTTCTGGGCCATCTTTGTGACGTCACAGTCAGAGTAGAGTATCAGGGTGTCTGTGAAGACTTCATGGCCCATAAAGCAGTGCTGGCAGCCACCAGCAAGTTTTTTAAGGAGGTGTTCCTGAATGAGAAGAGTGTGGACGGTACCAAGACTAATGTCTGCTTAAATGAACTTCAGGTCGTTGACTTTGCTTCATTTCTGGAGTTTGTCTATACGGCCAGGGTGCGGGTAGAAGAGGATCGGGTGCAGCGGATGCTGGAAGTGGCTGAAAAGCTAAAGTGTTTGGACCTGACTGAAACATGCTTTCAGCTCAAGAAGCAGATGCTGCAGTCAGTCCTTCTGGAATCACAGAGTTTCCCTGAgtctcaggaggtggaggccagcaGTGGCCCCCAGGTGAGTGTGACCCCCAGCTCCAAAGCAAGTGTACCAGGGGAGGACGCTCACTCCAGTGGCCTTGTTGATACCTCTGACTATCCAAGAGAGAGTTTTGATAATGGCCTCTTGCCAGAAATACCATCCAGGAAGTGCAAGGAGAAATTAGACAAGAAGAAAGATGTGGCCAAGCCTCCCTACCCTAAAATCAGAAGACCTGGTGGGAGGCTAGCTGGAAGAAAAGTGTTTGTGGAAATCcctaaaaagaaatatacaagaaGGCTCCGAGAGCAACAGACAAATGCGGAGAAGGAAGCTGCCAAGAATGACAGGTGTCCCCAGGACCAAAGCGCAGACCACGAAAGGACGGAGACGGAAGCAGCTTCCAAAAGTGAGGCTTCCCCTGCAGGTGTGAGACTGGAGAAAAGCCTGCAGAAAGTGGAGGGGGTgaaggaggatgaagaagggaaggatggggagaagagGAGCAACTTCCAGTGCACAGTCTGTGAGAAGGCCTTCCTGTATGAGAAGAGTTTCCTGAAACATATCAGGCACCACCACGGCATGGCCACCGAGGTAGTGTACCGATGTGACACCTGTGGCCAGACCTTTGCCAACCGCTGCAACCTGAAGGGCCACCAGCGCCACGTGCACAGCAGTGAGCGCCACTTTCCATGTGAGCTGTGTGCAAAGAAGTTCAAGCGTAAGAAGGACGTGAAACGGCATGTGCTGCAGGTGCACGAGGGTGGTGGCGAGCGGCACCGCTGCGACCTGTGTGGCAAGGGCTTGAGCTCCAAGACTTCTCTGCGGATGCACGAGCGCACACACACGGGCGACAGGCCCTATGGCTGCACCAAGTGTGAGGCCAAGTTCTCACAGCCTTCAGCGCTGAAGACCCACATGAG AATTCATACAGGGGAAAGACCTTTTATCTGTGATGAATGTGGTGCAAGATTCACTCAGAACCACATGCTGATTTATCATAAAAGGTGCCACACAG GTGAAAGGCCTTTCATGTGTGAGACATGTGGCAAGAGTTTTGCTTCTAAGGAGTACTTAAAACACCATAATAGAATCCACACTGGATCTAAACCCTTTAAATGTGAAGTGTGTTTGCGGACCTTTGCCCAGCGGAATTCCCTTTACCAGCATGCTAAAATCCACACAG GAGAGCGGCCTTATTGTTGTGACCAGTGTGGGAAGCAGTTCACCCAGGTAAATGCCCTTCAGCGCCACCATCGCATCCACACGGGAGAGAAACCGTTCATGTGCAATGCGTGTGGGCGAACATTTACTGACAAGTCCACTCTCCGGAGGCACACCTCA atACATGATAAGAATACGCCGTGGAAGTCTTTCCTTGTCATTGTAGATGGCTCACCTAAGAATGACGAAGGACATACGACAGAACAACCCGATGATGAATATGTGTCACCCAAACTTTCAGGTAGATTATTATCTTTTGGTGAAAATAGCCATTTTAACAACGTATTGGAAGTTCAAGGCAGTGTGCCTGCTGTGCAGGAGAATAATTCCACAGACACTGCTTGCAAAACAGTGGTGTCTCAGGATGCTCTTCTCACCACTACCATCGGTGAGCTTGGTGAGCTGACGTCACAGACAGGCTCAATACCTGCACACCTTCCCACCTTGACCAACATGGAGTGA
- the Nxt1 gene encoding NTF2-related export protein 1, producing the protein MASVDFKTYVDQACRAAEEFVNVYYTTMDKRRRLLSRLYMSTATLVWNGNAVTGQESLNEFFEMLPSSEFQINVVDCQPVHDEATQSQTTVLVVICGSVKFEGNKQRDFNQNFILTAQASPTNTVWKIASDCFRFQDWAS; encoded by the coding sequence ATGGCATCGGTAGATTTCAAGACCTACGTGGACCAGGCCTGCAGAGCTGCAGAGGAGTTCGTCAATGTCTACTACACCACCATGGATAAGCGGCGGCGGCTGCTGTCCCGCCTGTACATGAGCACGGCCACCTTAGTGTGGAATGGAAATGCTGTTACAGGACAAGAATCCTTGAATGAGTTTTTTGAGATGTTGCCttccagtgagttccagatcaacGTGGTAGACTGCCAACCTGTCCATGATGAAGCTACTCAAAGCCAGACCACAGTCCTTGTGGTGATCTGTGGATCAGTGAAGTTTGAGGGCAACAAACAGCGGGACTTCAACCAGAACTTCATCTTGACCGCCCAGGCCTCACCCACTAACACAGTGTGGAAGATAGCAAGTGACTGCTTCCGGTTCCAGGACTGGGCCAGCTAG